In Anaerolineales bacterium, the following proteins share a genomic window:
- a CDS encoding SDR family NAD(P)-dependent oxidoreductase, whose amino-acid sequence MNLMRWVKMGILGGGVGAAGAWLWRYLQPEHSPLVLEHAVVVITGASGGIGRAYAHTFAKQGCRIVLAARRADALEEVRTEIAPYAADVLVVPTDVRDDDALGRLVQTTLDAFGQIDILINNAGVTQHGMLHRESPQDIRALVDTNLASAMALTALALPSMLARGSGWIVNLASVAGHTDFPFYIVYAPVKRGLISFGDTLRRQLDGTGVHVLNVMPSYTTTAMVTPSVMAWVKSMDMAVDTPETIAEKTLDALLKNRKELLFGGLLLRGGLFLQRHFPRLADILGRTMIDVTTYEMTDSKSPLREN is encoded by the coding sequence GTGAATCTCATGCGGTGGGTAAAAATGGGCATTCTCGGCGGTGGAGTAGGGGCGGCGGGGGCGTGGCTGTGGCGCTACCTTCAACCCGAACATTCGCCGCTGGTACTAGAACATGCCGTCGTTGTGATCACTGGGGCATCGGGGGGCATTGGGCGTGCCTATGCCCATACCTTTGCCAAACAAGGCTGTCGGATTGTCCTTGCCGCCCGCCGTGCCGATGCGTTGGAGGAAGTCCGCACGGAGATCGCCCCCTATGCCGCAGATGTTTTGGTTGTCCCGACGGATGTCCGTGATGATGACGCTCTTGGCAGGCTTGTCCAGACCACGCTGGATGCCTTTGGGCAGATTGATATCCTGATCAACAATGCCGGCGTGACACAGCACGGAATGCTGCACCGCGAATCACCTCAAGATATTCGCGCCCTTGTCGATACAAACCTTGCCTCGGCAATGGCGCTCACCGCGCTTGCCCTCCCCTCCATGTTGGCGCGGGGATCGGGCTGGATTGTCAATCTCGCCTCGGTTGCCGGGCATACCGATTTTCCCTTTTACATCGTCTATGCCCCCGTCAAACGCGGCTTGATCAGTTTTGGCGATACGCTTCGCCGCCAATTGGATGGGACAGGCGTCCACGTCCTCAATGTCATGCCCAGCTACACCACAACGGCGATGGTCACTCCTTCTGTCATGGCGTGGGTGAAAAGCATGGACATGGCGGTTGATACCCCTGAGACCATCGCTGAAAAGACACTTGATGCGCTGTTGAAAAACCGCAAGGAACTCCTCTTTGGGGGGCTGCTTCTGCGAGGAGGCTTGTTCCTTCAACGGCATTTCCCGCGTTTGGCAGATATTCTGGGGCGGACGATGATTGATGTCACCACCTACGAAATGACGGATTCAAAAAGCCCCCTGCGTGAAAACTGA
- a CDS encoding insulinase family protein, with product MDVTNTAFEFLREQVIPELNTTAKLYRHRKTGAQVLSMEKDDENKVFGVAFYTPVEDSTGITHIIEHSVLCGSRKYPLKEPFIELNKGSLATFLNAFTYPDRTVYPLASQNVQDFYNLIDVYLDAVFYPRISPETLAQEGWHYDLDDPNAEMIYKGIVFNEMKGNYSDPDSLVQQYSLNALFSDTRHYSVDSGGDPRAIPDLTYAAFKRYHEIYYHPSNAMFYFYGDDDPAKRFELLEGYLKDFEAISIEKKPDVQPRWNAPRRQTFTYEGGEDAKAYVTLNWLLTDGENAEESLALGILNHILNGTPASPLQKALIESGLGEGLSGGGLDRDVYQYYYSLGLKNTATDAAASVETLMLNTLRDLVDNGIDPEMIEASMNTVEFSLRELNTGGFPRGLALFVATLRTWTYGGDPLAPISFEAPLNAIKARIARGEAYFESLIRRYFVDNPHRLTMSLIPEGGYQMNLEAAERARLDAIRAAMSGAQIEEVIAETHALREAQETPDAPESLALLPTVQLSDIDKQNKAIPITVGSAGGVPVVYHDIFTNGIAYIDVGFSLFALPMNYLPLLNLFSTALLEMGTQREDYVKFTQRIGRKTGGIDVSTLLSPMRTNRNESVAYLMVRGKGTTGQIADLLALYEDLLLNVKFDQQERFKQITLEAKSGLESFLLPGGARVINDRMRAGFNTIDWAEDEMGGVGQLFYLRDLIAQIETDWASVLAKLEDMRRLLINRTTMIINVTLDSGNYAKTFPQIEAFAAKLPSAAPRLAPWTPTLQPRSEGLSLPAQVNYVGWAGDLFSESYGVHGSYIAANNFLNSGYLWERIRMQGGAYGGFCAFDRFTGVWTFMSYRDPNTVNSLKAYQGTGAYLKALDLPERELQRIIIGGVSLMDAHLLPDAKGYTSFTRYLVGETDAMRQTMREQLLGTTLKDFQRLGEVLDAAYPKGITAILGSASAVDTVNDYIGGGLAVTKIG from the coding sequence ATGGACGTTACAAACACTGCCTTTGAATTCCTTCGGGAGCAGGTGATCCCTGAACTGAACACAACTGCCAAACTGTACCGCCACCGCAAGACCGGGGCGCAGGTGCTTTCGATGGAAAAAGACGACGAGAACAAAGTCTTTGGTGTCGCCTTTTACACACCCGTCGAAGATTCCACCGGAATCACCCATATCATCGAACATTCCGTCTTGTGCGGGTCGCGCAAGTACCCCCTTAAAGAGCCATTTATCGAACTGAACAAGGGATCGCTGGCGACCTTCCTCAATGCTTTCACCTACCCGGATCGCACCGTTTACCCGCTGGCAAGCCAAAACGTTCAAGACTTCTATAATCTAATCGATGTTTATCTTGACGCAGTGTTCTACCCGCGCATCAGCCCGGAAACGCTGGCTCAAGAAGGCTGGCATTACGATCTCGATGATCCCAATGCGGAGATGATCTACAAGGGTATTGTCTTTAACGAGATGAAAGGGAATTATTCCGACCCCGACAGTCTTGTCCAGCAATATTCGCTGAATGCCCTATTCAGCGACACCCGCCATTACAGCGTCGATTCCGGCGGCGACCCCCGTGCTATTCCCGATCTCACCTATGCTGCCTTCAAACGCTACCACGAAATCTACTATCACCCCTCCAACGCCATGTTTTACTTCTATGGCGATGATGATCCGGCAAAGCGTTTTGAACTGCTCGAGGGCTATCTGAAAGACTTTGAGGCGATTTCAATTGAGAAAAAGCCCGATGTACAACCCCGCTGGAACGCTCCCCGCCGCCAAACCTTCACCTATGAAGGCGGTGAGGATGCCAAAGCCTATGTCACCCTCAATTGGCTGCTCACCGATGGCGAAAATGCCGAAGAATCGCTGGCATTGGGGATTTTAAATCACATCCTGAATGGGACGCCCGCCTCCCCGCTGCAAAAGGCGTTGATTGAATCCGGCTTGGGCGAGGGGCTGTCAGGCGGCGGCTTAGATCGGGATGTCTACCAATACTACTACTCACTGGGCTTGAAAAACACTGCCACCGACGCTGCCGCGTCCGTTGAAACCCTCATGCTGAATACCCTCCGCGATCTGGTCGATAACGGCATTGATCCAGAGATGATCGAAGCCTCTATGAACACGGTGGAGTTCTCCCTACGGGAACTGAACACGGGCGGCTTTCCGCGTGGGTTAGCGCTTTTCGTGGCAACCCTCCGCACCTGGACGTATGGCGGCGATCCGCTCGCTCCCATCTCCTTTGAAGCGCCGCTGAATGCCATCAAAGCGCGGATTGCTCGCGGCGAAGCGTATTTTGAGTCCTTGATTCGGCGCTACTTTGTGGATAACCCGCACCGTCTGACGATGAGCCTGATCCCAGAGGGCGGCTATCAGATGAACTTAGAGGCGGCGGAACGCGCCCGCTTGGATGCCATTCGTGCGGCGATGAGCGGAGCGCAGATCGAGGAGGTGATCGCTGAGACGCACGCTCTGCGCGAGGCGCAAGAAACGCCTGATGCACCGGAATCATTGGCGCTGTTGCCCACTGTCCAACTCAGCGATATAGACAAGCAAAACAAAGCGATCCCGATCACGGTTGGATCGGCGGGTGGCGTTCCCGTCGTCTACCACGACATTTTCACGAACGGCATTGCCTACATTGATGTCGGCTTCAGCCTCTTTGCCCTTCCCATGAACTATCTGCCTTTGCTCAACCTCTTTAGCACGGCACTTCTGGAAATGGGGACGCAACGCGAAGATTACGTGAAGTTTACACAGCGCATCGGGCGCAAAACGGGCGGCATTGATGTAAGCACCCTTCTTTCCCCCATGCGCACAAACCGCAACGAGAGCGTTGCCTACCTGATGGTACGTGGCAAGGGAACAACAGGGCAGATCGCCGATCTCTTGGCGCTCTATGAAGACCTCTTGCTCAATGTGAAGTTTGACCAACAAGAACGCTTCAAACAGATCACCCTAGAGGCAAAATCTGGTTTGGAGAGTTTCCTCCTCCCCGGCGGGGCGCGGGTGATCAATGACCGAATGCGGGCGGGCTTCAACACGATTGATTGGGCGGAAGACGAAATGGGCGGCGTTGGGCAGCTTTTCTACCTGCGCGATCTGATCGCTCAGATTGAGACGGATTGGGCATCTGTCCTCGCCAAACTGGAGGATATGCGTCGTCTACTGATCAACCGCACCACGATGATTATCAATGTGACTCTCGATTCAGGGAACTATGCCAAGACATTCCCACAGATCGAGGCATTCGCTGCCAAACTCCCCAGTGCTGCGCCGCGCCTTGCCCCTTGGACACCAACACTCCAACCGCGAAGTGAGGGGTTAAGCCTTCCCGCCCAAGTGAATTATGTTGGGTGGGCGGGCGATCTGTTCAGCGAGAGCTACGGCGTGCATGGCTCGTACATTGCCGCCAATAACTTCCTGAACAGCGGCTACCTGTGGGAGCGGATTCGGATGCAGGGTGGTGCGTATGGTGGGTTCTGCGCCTTTGATCGCTTCACTGGCGTCTGGACATTCATGAGCTACCGCGATCCGAACACCGTGAATTCGCTCAAAGCCTATCAGGGGACGGGGGCATACCTCAAAGCACTCGATCTGCCAGAGCGCGAACTCCAGCGGATCATCATCGGCGGGGTAAGCCTCATGGATGCCCACTTGCTGCCTGATGCAAAGGGTTACACATCCTTCACCCGCTACCTTGTGGGCGAAACCGACGCCATGCGCCAGACCATGCGTGAGCAGCTTTTAGGGACAACCCTGAAGGACTTCCAACGTCTGGGCGAGGTGCTGGATGCCGCCTACCCGAAGGGAATCACAGCGATCTTGGGGTCGGCAAGCGCCGTTGACACTGTGAATGATTACATCGGCGGCGGTTTGGCAGTGACGAAAATCGGCTGA
- a CDS encoding ABC transporter ATP-binding protein, whose translation MGFLIIVGGSLVLNQQLSVATLITFVLYIEQLFFPIRMLAQRYNIFQSVMAAGDKIFTLLDTPIEVDDAPDAVDAPPLKGHVRFEEVAFTYTDPLTAKAETSGDLKVAERSKKNGTNGANGHHPENGHEYESPLPGGENVLKNVTLDVPAGSTVALVGHTGAGKTSIVKLIMRFYDIKEGRLTIDGMDIRRLKQKSLRAQMGVVTQETHLFSGTVLENIRYGRLTATDEEVKASARAVGAEPFILRLENGYDTEVHEGGALLSSGQKQLLAFARALLADPRILILDEATSSIDTQTEKVIQTALTTLLKGRTSFVIAHRLSTITAADVIVVMDHGQIIEKGSHSDLLALGGMYRDLYTMAYAKPIQSVN comes from the coding sequence GGGCTTTTTGATCATCGTTGGTGGGTCGCTGGTTTTGAATCAGCAGCTTTCCGTAGCGACCTTAATCACCTTTGTCCTGTACATCGAGCAGTTGTTCTTTCCCATTCGGATGTTGGCGCAGCGTTACAACATCTTCCAATCGGTCATGGCCGCTGGCGATAAAATCTTCACCTTACTCGATACCCCTATCGAGGTGGATGACGCGCCCGATGCAGTGGACGCGCCGCCCCTCAAAGGGCATGTCCGCTTTGAAGAGGTCGCCTTCACCTACACCGACCCACTCACAGCGAAGGCGGAAACTTCTGGCGATTTGAAGGTGGCAGAGCGTAGTAAGAAAAATGGGACAAATGGCGCAAATGGGCATCATCCTGAGAATGGGCATGAATATGAGTCGCCACTCCCGGGCGGCGAAAACGTTTTGAAAAACGTCACGTTGGATGTTCCCGCTGGCTCTACGGTAGCGCTGGTGGGGCATACCGGAGCGGGAAAAACAAGCATCGTCAAGCTGATCATGCGCTTCTATGACATCAAAGAGGGGCGCTTGACGATTGACGGTATGGATATTCGCCGCTTAAAACAGAAAAGTCTTCGCGCCCAAATGGGTGTCGTCACCCAAGAGACGCACCTGTTTAGCGGCACAGTTTTGGAAAACATCCGTTACGGGCGCTTGACCGCAACCGACGAGGAGGTGAAGGCTTCGGCGCGTGCTGTTGGCGCAGAGCCGTTCATCCTCCGCCTAGAAAACGGCTACGATACAGAGGTGCATGAAGGCGGTGCGCTTCTCTCATCGGGACAAAAACAACTTCTTGCCTTCGCCCGTGCGCTGCTGGCAGACCCGCGCATCTTGATCCTTGACGAGGCGACCAGCAGCATCGACACCCAGACCGAAAAGGTGATTCAAACGGCGCTGACAACGCTGCTCAAAGGGCGTACCAGTTTTGTCATTGCCCACCGTCTCAGCACAATCACGGCGGCGGATGTGATCGTCGTCATGGATCACGGTCAGATTATTGAAAAGGGGTCACACAGCGACCTTTTGGCATTGGGCGGCATGTACCGCGATCTCTATACAATGGCGTATGCCAAGCCGATCCAATCGGTGAACTAA